CATGGGGTGTACGAACTGCAAAAAAAGTATTCAATCCGAGTGATAAACCTAAGCAAGGAGTTCGCGGAAGAAGTTTGCGAAACCGTATTGGGAAGTCCGGTTCGCATTATTCTGCCCCGCCTTCTACTGCGGGAGACGGATGTCTTTATCACCATTCCGGTGCCGAAAGTGCACGTAATGACCGGAGTGAGTTTGGCGTTCAAGAACCAGTGGGGATGCAATCCCTCGACGATGCGACTTAGGGATCATCCGGAATTTGAGAGGAAAATCATCGCGATCAACCGCCGACTTGCCCCGCGGGTAATCATGGATGGAACCTTTTTCCTCGATGGCGCGGGGCCTCTCTCGGGTAATGCCATCCGAAAAAACGTCTTCCTGGCGGCGAACAGCGTCGGCGCTGCCGACACAGCTTGCTGTGAGGTTATGGGGATCCGCCCGGATGAGATCCGTCATTTACATTTTGCAAGGCGGACCGGGATGCTTCCATCATCGAAAACGGATCTCTTATTCAATCAACCCCTTGATTCATTCTGCGGAAATAAATTTTCCACCCACCGATCATTGATTGATTGGATTTCCCTGCTCGGGTTTAGAACCCGCTTTTTCGGATGGTTATTTTGGGATTCTCCGCTGGCGAAGGTATTTCGAAGCATTTTATATACCGTACGACGCCAACCGTTTGTTGGAAAATTATTATATGGGAAGGCGGGTCCGCCGCCGGAATTGGGGGGTGTTGACAGAACGCGACCCAATGTATGAGGAGAGCCATGCGCATTCTTCAAGTGTCGCCTTTTTTTACCCCTTCCATGGGAGGGGCAGCGCAAGTAGCTTTCCAACTATCCTCGTATCTTTCGCGACGAGGCCATCTGGTCACCGTGGTAGCCGGAGATCACGGCGTCCGATCTTCGCGGTATCCGGATAATGGATTCCAGCAGGTGTTGTTGCCCAGTTATTTTTCCCGTCTGGGTTTCTATTTTACGCCGGGCTTGCCCACATGGCTTCGGGAGCATATATCAGAACACGATCTGATACATCTGCATACCGTACGGACATATCAAAATGTGGTTGCATTAAGCGAGGCGAGATCACGGAAAATCCCCGTCGTGATTTCAGCTCACGGAACTCTTCCGATCATTCTTCAACGGAAATCAGCGAAAAAGGCATTCGATTGGTTTTTTGGGTCCACTTTCCGGAAAAACGTTTGCCGCTGGATTGCCGTATCACCAATGGAAGTTCGGCAATTTGAACAAGCGGGAATCCGTCGCGATCGGATTGGATTAATCCCCAACGGCGTAGATTTGGAAGAATTCTCGTGTCTTCCCCGACGTGGACAATTCCGGAAGGATGTGTTGCACATCTCTTCGGTGAGACCGTTGTTTCTCTATTTGGGACGACTTCACCGGGAAAAGGGACTCCGACTTTTACTTGAAGCCTTCGAAAGGATTCAAACCAAATACCCAGAGAGCGCCTTAGCCATTGTCG
This genomic interval from Anaerolineales bacterium contains the following:
- a CDS encoding DUF362 domain-containing protein yields the protein MNRVYIARLTGSELTAEEVANALDWIGWQAWLPTDSKVFLKPNLTWPTHIPGVTTTPKAIEAIIAALSTRTRRITVGESDGGYHSFTAEESLAGHGVYELQKKYSIRVINLSKEFAEEVCETVLGSPVRIILPRLLLRETDVFITIPVPKVHVMTGVSLAFKNQWGCNPSTMRLRDHPEFERKIIAINRRLAPRVIMDGTFFLDGAGPLSGNAIRKNVFLAANSVGAADTACCEVMGIRPDEIRHLHFARRTGMLPSSKTDLLFNQPLDSFCGNKFSTHRSLIDWISLLGFRTRFFGWLFWDSPLAKVFRSILYTVRRQPFVGKLLYGKAGPPPELGGVDRTRPNV
- a CDS encoding glycosyltransferase yields the protein MRILQVSPFFTPSMGGAAQVAFQLSSYLSRRGHLVTVVAGDHGVRSSRYPDNGFQQVLLPSYFSRLGFYFTPGLPTWLREHISEHDLIHLHTVRTYQNVVALSEARSRKIPVVISAHGTLPIILQRKSAKKAFDWFFGSTFRKNVCRWIAVSPMEVRQFEQAGIRRDRIGLIPNGVDLEEFSCLPRRGQFRKDVLHISSVRPLFLYLGRLHREKGLRLLLEAFERIQTKYPESALAIVGPDDGERSLLEKTVKKKNLEDRVLFSGPLYGGERLKALVDADVIASPATYEIFGLVPVEAILCGTPVVVGGYQGRGGLLQEADAVFTIPPNDASELAKTLCWIVEHPREAQEKVNKGRRYIKKNLDLQKISRELERLYDGVLAECTETNSGRI